Genomic DNA from Candidatus Cloacimonadota bacterium:
ATAGCTTTCTCAACTGCTATCCTACCCATCGCTACAGCTTTTGCCTTTCGGGCTATCCGGAGCAGGTTCGCTACTTTTTCTTTGCTTTCTTTATCCATGAGCTCAGTGACGCTTTGCACTTCTCCTTATCACAAAAGTAGTATCCTCTTCCTTCAAGATTTTTTTTTTCATCAAAGAGGATCTTACCATCTTGTATTACAAATCTATGCATCGAGGACTGCGAAGTTTTCTCTTTGCAAATCACACACGTTCGAAAAGGTACATGACTTTTTTTCGAAGCTTTATTCGGCATTAAAAATATTTTGCTGATTCTTTGATCTTCTCAGCAGTTTTGACACCCACACCTTCAATCTGTGTCAATTCCTCGATGGTTGCAAGGTGGATGTCCTGCACTGATGTATAACCAGCTTCATGAAGGATTCGTCCAACTTTCTCGGTCACACCATCCAGATCAAAGATAGGACTGGTAATACGCCTTTCATTTGCAGCGATCTCTTCATATTCTTCTTCGAGAAGCACATCGAGTTTGTAATTGGTCAGTTTTGCAGCAAGCTTGATATTCTTACCACCCTTTCCAATTGCAATATTTTTGCTATCTTCATCTACAATGATCTGGGCAAACCTACCTTTATCTGCAAGATAGACTCTCTTTACCAGTTCAGGACCAACAGCATTTCTGATGAAATCTTCACAGTTATCGCTCCATAAGACAATATCGACCTGCTCGCCGTGCAATTCCTTGCGGATTTCTTCTATACGGATTCCTTTTGGTCCGATACAGCTTCCATAAGGATCGACATTCTCGTCATTACTGGTAACGGCAACTTTGGTTCTGAAACCCGGTTCTCGAACGATCTTCTTAATTGAAACGATACCGTCAGCGATTTCAGGTATTTCATTTTCAAAAAGTTTTATAATGAATTCAGGACGTTTTCGGGAAAGGATGACTCTTACACCGCTTTTTGACTGACGAATGCTTGCAACATACGCTTTTAGAAAGTCATTGGCTTTATAGAATTCAGTTTCAACCTGTTCTTCGGTGGGAAGGAGTGCATCAGTAAATCCGATGTCGATAATATAGCCGTTATACTCAACTTTCTTAACTGCACCTGAGATGATCTCCCCTTTTTGCTTTTCATA
This window encodes:
- a CDS encoding YlxR family protein; its protein translation is MPNKASKKSHVPFRTCVICKEKTSQSSMHRFVIQDGKILFDEKKNLEGRGYYFCDKEKCKASLSSWIKKAKKK
- the nusA gene encoding transcription termination factor NusA; this encodes MAFNLISIIEEFSRLKQIDREKIAVIIKESLESTLQKKLSEETELTVEINFDESEVIAKFDAVVVEEPTGYLDEIVLEEAQKIDPEAEIGDVIGLTIPVSDFGRKTIQSARQAIINRFRESETEKIKVDYEKQKGEIISGAVKKVEYNGYIIDIGFTDALLPTEEQVETEFYKANDFLKAYVASIRQSKSGVRVILSRKRPEFIIKLFENEIPEIADGIVSIKKIVREPGFRTKVAVTSNDENVDPYGSCIGPKGIRIEEIRKELHGEQVDIVLWSDNCEDFIRNAVGPELVKRVYLADKGRFAQIIVDEDSKNIAIGKGGKNIKLAAKLTNYKLDVLLEEEYEEIAANERRITSPIFDLDGVTEKVGRILHEAGYTSVQDIHLATIEELTQIEGVGVKTAEKIKESAKYF